Below is a window of Pochonia chlamydosporia 170 chromosome 7, whole genome shotgun sequence DNA.
GCAGTCAATACTTGATCGTCCCGAGTCCCGACTGGCGAGCTCTTCTTGGGCCATGTTGACTTGGGTTGGTGGGCCTCGGTGCAGAGTATTGCATGACTAGGGGAGGCGCGCGGAACGCACAGTCGGTAGTGCAAGGCACTTGAACAATCGACGCATTTCTGCATGCCGGAAGTGATGGTGTGACGGAAAATTGAATTTCTAGAGATGACTTTGCGAATTTGAAGCAAAGACTGAAGACGCCGTACAGTCCTGTATGGCCAGACAAGTCGCAGCACTAGAGGGCGACAATTGCGATCAAGTTCCACGAATCGCGGAGAGATCTCGCGCGCCGGTACAGTTTCTCCATTCTAACTTTGACCGGTCCACTGGTCCAGGCCTAGCGACAGAGAAAATTTGACAACCGTTGCCAACGTTCGGGAGCCAAGTGGGCTGGTCAACGTCGGGGGTCAACGTTGAAAAGCAAGACCAAGCAAATTGTCGAGGTCAAAGTGTTAGGTGATAAGACAAACACGGGCCGCGGAACAGTACTTGCTGTACGAAGCATGTACAAAGAAACAGACGAAAACTCTGACCACACCTCACCTCAGAAATGGCAAAAGgtcaatggtctggtgggcgCGGATgtggtgtggatggatgCTGTCAGAGTTTGCTCGGGACGGGTCAAGTCGAATGCAGACAGAGCTGCAAAATCCACGCAAAAGTTTCAAGATGGATCCCTGTCGCCGTGGCCAAGATTTTGTCCGAATCGTGGTTTGTTTGCCCTTGGAGGCCCTCGCCCTCAGGCACCTGCCACGGTCGATTGGTCGGGTACCTGAGCAGACCTTGCAGATGGTGGGCCGGCAGGTGCGTTGGCGTTGCGCTGCCCCTCCTACTGACCAATAAGAGACCGCGATTCAGGACGACCTGGCGAGGAAGCAAATGGTGCGGGTGGGTGGCTCCGGCTGGTGAACCGGCCTGCAGGTCCTTGGTCGTTTCCCAGttgccagccaggccaggggCAAcagcagtctggtcagaCTTGACGCCTCATTCTCGAGTTGTTCGGAGGGCAGGAGCAGAACACAGCATTCACTCGACCGCTCTTGCTGTGTGGCACGTTCACCAGCGCTTTGCACCAGTGACAAACGACATGTTCGATGGAGCCAGGCCCAACGTGGCGCTGCTTGAATCGCCAAGCTCCAATGAATCTTTGTGTCGTCAAGctttccccctccccccttCCTGCCGTGTATTATTTAGTTTGCCAGTCAAGTGTTTACATGTACTTagatggagtctggtgttgagtGTGCAGTAAGTATTACTCCGTGCAATACAGTACAAGTCATGCTCTCCGCCGCCAGCATGGAGTATTGCCTGTGTTGCTTGGGACAGGGGGCCAATCGTGCCTGCCCTGACATGCTCCTGCCTCCATAACACATTCCGCCCCTGCCAGTGGCATCCATGCTGGTCCATGCCTAGTCCACAAACGAGGCTTTTTTTACTTTGGTGCAGAAACCTCGAGGGAAACTGCCCTGTTCAAACAGGAACATTTGGAAGCCTTGAACTTCAGCTCAGGTACAAAGTACTCCCCCATGTTCCGAGCACTGCTCGGTACCCCCAACCAGGTTGCGCCCAAAAAAAACCACGCGGCCATGGTTCACGAAgtgtgtacggagtaccctGGCAGGCTCTCCCGCTCTCCCGCCCTCCTGCTTCACTAGTCGCTTTCTTGTTTTTCTACCCTCCTTGGCCCATCCTCACATGCTCCtctctttcctcttcttcttctgcttctcactcatcaccagactctccttCATCAAAAGACCAGCGGTCTTTAGTTTATTTGCTTTCACCACGAGCAGGACTCCCTCGACTTCACTCCTTCGCTTCGGCATAACCTGTTCGACCACAGtcattgctgctgctccaaATCAGTATACAACACTGCACCCAATCAAACAATCAACAAACTAGGTTTCGCATTCCTTAAACCAAGTTCAAACAACGGCCAAATCAGCCCTTCTTGCGCCTCCAGCAAACAGACTCTTATTGTATATCGACAAACGTCGTTCCAACTACAGTCGCAATCATGAAGTACTCAACCGTCGCATGCGCCAGCTTTGTCgctactgctgctgctcagCCTCACCATGgaaaccaccagcaccaccatgtcCTCCGCAACAACGTCAACATCCCTCGCGCCCAGGTCACCGTTACCACGTGGAAAACCGAGATTGCCTACGTCACTGAGGTGATTGACGAGACCACCACCGTCTGGATCACTCCTGGACAGGAAGCTACTCCCACTCCCTCCAGCAAGGCTCAGGGCAACTTTTATGAGACTCCCTCagctgttgctgaagagcccaagaccaagccTACCTCTCAGgttgctcctcctcctcctcctccaccggcTCCCACGACCTCTACCTCTGTCTAcgttgctcctcctcctccccctcctgCTCCTACCACCACTTCGGTTTatgctgctcctcctcctcctcccgccCCCAAGCCCCAGACTTCCTCTACTCCCAAGGGCGGCAATGGAGGCGGCTCCGGCTCCGGCTCCGGTTCCGGTTCGTTCAGTGGTGATATCACCTACTACACCGTCGGCATGGGTGCTTGTGGCGAAGACGACAGCGGCAAGGACAACAGCGAGAACATTGTTGCCCTTTCTCACCTCAAGATGGGCACTCAGTCCAACGGCAACCCCATGTGCGGCaagtccatcaccatctACGCCAACGGCAAGACTGCTACCGCCACCGTCAAGGACAAGTGCATGGGCTGCGAGACCGACGCCATTGACGTGAGTGAGAAGGTATTCAAGGACCTCTTTGGTGGCTTGGGTGGTGGCCGTGAGAAGATTACCTGGTCTTTCAACTAAGTTACTCGGCTCAAGCATCGCGAGGGTAGCAGTTGCTCCCCACCTGTGCTGTGCACGGTGCAGCTCTTGGGACTTTCAAAGATGCCATTGTGAACCTTTTTCTCGCAATAGCATCATGACCTTATGATTTTTGGGTTTGGATCCTCTTTATTACTTGTTGGATTTCAATATCCGGCGCTATATGGAAATGGGATATGGGAAAGATAAAAAGACAAAATTGACATCAGATATCCGGCCAAAAAAGACAGACAGGTCCTCTGTTCTTTAAGCCAGCACGAAAAACAACGTGCAGTCAAAGGCGCATTGATATGGTGCTTTTTTCAATTTAACATTCATTGTATATATTACCTGCTTTTGGATTAGACGCTGCCCCCTGCTGCAGTCAGTCGCTGGATAGATCAATGAACAAATGCAAGTATGTATCAAACggccaatgccaagaatTAAGAGATGAGGTGAATTATTCCCGTAATTATCGCCCTGGATGTTGCAtagagtactccgtaatcTGCCAGATGCCACGCTGCGCCCATAACCGCACAAACGCCATGCATGAAGCGTCGAATTTCCCAATTTCAGACACCCGTTCAATAACGTCAAAAATAGCAAAACTCCCCGTGAGGCTATGCAGCTGTCAATTTCACAGACCCATCATAAAACCTGACACACCCATGACCCCATGATGGTTCGGGTTCACAGAAAGCTCAACAGTTCCTCCACATATCTCCGGGTGTCGACCCCAATCCCCTGCACTAATTTACTTGCGACGTCTGCACCGCCCCCGTCCCCTGTCGATAAGCTCCTCAGACCAGCGTGGTCACTGGCCCTTCTAATGAGAAAGATTTCCTTGCTGACAACCATTTTATCCTCCTGCTTGTCATGCTCGTGTGAGCTATCTGATCCTGGGGACGGGGGATGCTCACTCATATCATGAGCTGCTCGTTCGAGGAGGCGCGTCCACACAATCCACCATCCTCTGTTTGTTTTGTGCGTTCGCTCGACGTCTGTTTTTGATCTTGTTGCGGTGTGGATATTCAGTAAGTGTAGGTGGGTGTTTACTGCGTCTGCGCGGGACCATGTATCTGAGGTGGATGACTCGGGGATGTTGGGGATGGTGGAGTGTATGGACAGGTGGTTCGGGTCCCAGACGAGGTTGTATATCGTGCGTGCGTCCTGCTCGGGACGGTACTTCGTAGATGAGAGGAGGGGCTTCTTCAACGGTGCGAGTTGGTAGTGCAGCGAGCGGTAGAGTGCGTCCCAGGCGAGGGAGTCGGTGTGTAGTTTGAAGAGGAATGTGAATATGAAGGGACGGTTGACGTAGACGACTACTCGCAGTTTTTCGGACTTGTTCAGATCGTGGGTTGTGTAGCCGGGGAGGAAGTTGCCCGCTACTTGGGATTGGGTTAAGGGGCTGGCCGGGTGGGCGAAGTCCttgatgatggttgtggAGGGTTGTGTGGACAGTTTGGAGTCGAGttcgatgttgatggtgcGGAGGAGGGTGCGTGAGTTGTGTGTGGATGAGGTGGATGAGTCGCTGTCGGAGGGGGGCTCGGAGATGGATCCCTTGAGGCCGATGAGGTAGTGGCCGTGGGGTTCTGATGACGAGCGCGCGAGGAGCTTGGGTCGTGATGCTGCCGCTGGTGTTGTGTCTTTGGGTTGGGGTTTGGAGACGGCATCGGATGGGGTGTGCGTGCCGGATTGTGTGGTTGgcgtggtggtgtttgtgcCGGGGAGAGTCCAGTATGAGCCGTAGCC
It encodes the following:
- a CDS encoding riboflavin aldehyde-forming enzyme (similar to Metarhizium acridum CQMa 102 XP_007808914.1), coding for MKYSTVACASFVATAAAQPHHGNHQHHHVLRNNVNIPRAQVTVTTWKTEIAYVTEVIDETTTVWITPGQEATPTPSSKAQGNFYETPSAVAEEPKTKPTSQVAPPPPPPPAPTTSTSVYVAPPPPPPAPTTTSVYAAPPPPPAPKPQTSSTPKGGNGGGSGSGSGSGSFSGDITYYTVGMGACGEDDSGKDNSENIVALSHLKMGTQSNGNPMCGKSITIYANGKTATATVKDKCMGCETDAIDVSEKVFKDLFGGLGGGREKITWSFN